The Elgaria multicarinata webbii isolate HBS135686 ecotype San Diego chromosome 1, rElgMul1.1.pri, whole genome shotgun sequence genome has a window encoding:
- the LOC134396113 gene encoding tigger transposable element-derived protein 3-like translates to MMKEKNRGRRTFQGEDRQPKSVKEEVGLEMRPKKQEPPPNSLPGKGRENGLRQAERGQNRLEPQQPEPGTANGEELPVDPRGGAGSGALAFGTCRPQLGELPHWCLECGKNFGQKAELEKHQLNHAGPCSYICRDCGRSFVEHVAFATRQGGCTAAGSSFSPAGCRRRTLPLSSETVVQRKERKELSLQEKVRVLEMLEGPKVSQSELAKRFGVSQPQICRIIKNKERILAEWCKNANPGRKRKLEEKAAAGDAALLQWFERSYASSAPANGMHLPDTAQRLSETLGKPELEASMGWLSGFSARHKVALERPLAEKRNGEPPEVACWENTVLPYVLSKYDPPDVYACGEAAILFRATPEDPALEKREEGRDQLTVLLCVNMDASDQRDALIVGKTPRPFGFQGANAPAFPPVAYRANGKAWMTAAIFTEWLQKFNDDMKRRRRSVVLFLVQCGAHPYVEFSNVKMFFMPPGSSRIHPLEQGVIQNFKCNYRRRMLIRLLVALDSKASAPTSRLSKHLALLDAIHMIVQAWSEICPQTVKNGFQAAGFGSNSRILTPPADVVHALGFKTQEQFERFVLVDEGLECFGDQDGAETVKDVQPGQEPTCATAEDELKREDLALPPCPSKAEVMESLAKLRSYFECHSVPSTVFQTFYKLEDMVHGMSLADMQGLRIKALNNN, encoded by the exons ATGATGAAGGAGAAGAACCGGGGCCGCCGGACCTTCCAAG GAGAGGACCGGCAACCAAAAAGTGTTAAGGAGGAGGTGGGTTTGGAGATGCGTCCGAAGAAGCAGGAACCGCCTCCCAACAGCTTGCCTGGAAAAGGCAGAGAAAATGGACTTCGTCAGGCGGAACGTGGGCAGAACCGCCTAGAACCCCAGCAGCCCGAGCCTGGAACAGCCAATGGCGAGGAGCTGCCGGTGGACCCTCGCGGGGGTGCCGGCTCCGGCGCACTGGCCTTTGGGACCTGCAGGCCCCAGCTGGGAGAGCTGCCGCATTGgtgcctggagtgtgggaagaacTTTGGCCAGAAGGCCGAGCTGGAGAAGCACCAGCTGAACCACGCCGGTCCCTGTTCATACATCTGCAGGGACTGTGGCAGGAGCTTCGTGGAGCACGTGGCCTTCGCCACGCGCCAGGGAGGCTGCACAGCGGCGGGGAGTTCCTTCAGCCCCGCCGGGTGCCGGAGGAGGACGTTGCCTCTGTCGAGCGAGACCGTCGTGCAGAGGAAGGAGCGGAAGGAGCTGTCCCTGCAGGAGAAGGTCCGGGTGCTGGAGATGTTGGAAGGGCCCAAGGTGTCCCAGAGCGAGCTCGCCAAACGCTTTGGCGTCTCCCAGCCCCAGATCTGCCGCATCATCAAGAACAAAGAGCGCATCCTCGCGGAGTGGTGCAAGAACGCCAACCCGGGGCGCAAGCGCAAGTTGGAGGAGAAGGCCGCGGCCGGCGACGCGGCCCTGTTGCAGTGGTTTGAGCGCAGCTATGCATCCAGCGCCCCCGCCAATGGGATGCATCTCCCAGACACGGCCCAGCGTCTGTCCGAGACCTTAGGGAAGCCGGAGTTGGAAGCCAGCATGGGTTGGCTGAGCGGCTTCAGCGCGCGGCACAAAGTCGCCCTTGAAAGGCCTCTTGCTGAGAAACGGAACGGCGAGCCGCCGGAGGTGGCGTGCTGGGAGAACACAGTCCTGCCCTACGTCCTCAGCAAGTACGATCCTCCTGACGTCTACGCTTGTGGcgaggcggccatcttatttagAGCGACTCCAGAAGATCCGGCTTTGGAGAAGAGAGAGGAAGGCCGGGACCAGCTCACCGTCCTGCTCTGCGTCAATATGGACGCTTCAGACCAACGGGACGCCCTGATTGTGGGCAAGACCCCGCGGCCCTTTGGCTTCCAAGGGGCCAACGCGCCGGCGTTTCCGCCCGTGGCCTACCGAGCCAACGGCAAGGCCTGGATGACGGCGGCCATCTTTACCGAGTGGCTCCAGAAATTCAACGACGACATGAAACGCAGGCGGAGGAGCGTCGTTCTTTTCCTGGTCCAGTGCGGCGCGCACCCCTACGTGGAGTTCTCCAACGTGAAGATGTTCTTCATGCCTCCCGGCTCTTCCCGGATCCATCCCCTCGAGCAAGGGGTCATCCAGAACTTCAAGTGCAACTACCGGAGGAGGATGCTGATCCGCCTCCTCGTCGCGCTCGACAGCAAGGCGTCCGCGCCGACCAGCCGGCTCTCCAAGCACCTGGCCCTTTTGGACGCCATCCATATGATCGTCCAAGCCTGGTCGGAGATCTGTCCCCAGACTGTAAAAAACGGCTTCCAAGCCGCTGGTTTTGGCTCAAACTCCCGCATCCTAACTCCTCCAGCGGATGTGGTTCATGCCCTGGGCTTCAAGACCCAAGAGCAATTTGAGCGGTTTGTATTGGTGGACGAGGGGCTGGAGTGTTTTGGGGACCAGGATGGGGCCGAGACGGTCAAGGACGTCCAACCAGGTCAAGAACCAACCTGTGCGACAGCAGAGGATGAGCTGAAGAGGGAAGACCTGGCTTTGCCCCCCTGCCCCTCAAAGGCAGAAGTCATGGAGAGTTTGGCCAAACTGAGGAGCTATTTTGAATGTCACTCGGTACCGTCCACCGTGTTCCAGACATTCTACAAGCTGGAGGACATGGTTCACGGGATGTCTTTGGCCGATATGCAAGGGTTACGGATTAAGGCCTTGAACAACAATTGA